In Procambarus clarkii isolate CNS0578487 chromosome 84, FALCON_Pclarkii_2.0, whole genome shotgun sequence, a genomic segment contains:
- the LOC138358581 gene encoding putative uncharacterized protein ENSP00000383309 codes for MTYTGPHQSMNYTGPRQSMNYTGPHQSMTYTGPRQSMNYTGPHQSMTYTGPHQSMNYTGPHQSMTYTGPRQSMNYTGPRQSMTYTGPRQSMNYTGARQSMNYTEPHQSMNYTGPRQRYTGPHQSMNYTGPHQSMNYTGPHQSMTYTGPRQSMNYTGPHHSMNYTGPHQSMNYTGPHQSMNYTGPHQSMNYTGPHQSMTYTGPHQSYTGPHQSMNYTGPHQSMNYTGPHQSMNYTGPHQSMNYTGPHQSMNYTGPRQSMNYTGPHQSMNYTGPHQSMNYTGPHQSMNYTGPHQSMNYTGPRQSMNYTGPHQSMNYTGPHQSMNYTGPHQSMNYTGPHQSMNYTGPHQSMNYTGPHQSMNYTGPRQNSAGGALTSCSVR; via the coding sequence ATGACCTACACCGGACCCCACCAGAGCATGAACTACACAGGACCCCGCCAGAGCATGAACTACACAGGACCCCACCAGAGCATGACCTACACCGGACCCCGCCAGAGCATGAACTACACAGGACCCCACCAGAGCATGACCTACACCGGACCCCACCAGAGCATGAACTACACAGGACCCCACCAGAGCATGACCTACACCGGACCCCGCCAGAGCATGAACTACACAGGACCCCGCCAGAGCATGACCTACACCGGACCCCGCCAGAGCATGAACTACACCGGAGCCCGCCAGAGCATGAACTACACAGAACCCCACCAGAGCATGAACTACACCGGACCCCGCCAGAGGTACACAGGACCCCACCAGAGCATGAACTACACAGGACCCCACCAGAGCATGAACTACACAGGACCCCACCAGAGCATGACCTACACCGGACCCCGCCAGAGCATGAACTACACAGGACCCCACCACAGCATGAACTACACCGGACCCCACCAGAGCATGAACTACACAGGACCCCACCAGAGCATGAACTACACAGGACCCCACCAGAGCATGAACTACACCGGACCCCACCAGAGCATGACCTACACCGGACCCCACCAGAGCTACACAGGACCCCACCAGAGCATGAACTACACAGGACCCCACCAGAGCATGAACTACACCGGACCCCACCAGAGCATGAACTACACAGGACCCCACCAGAGTATGAACTACACAGGACCCCACCAGAGCATGAACTACACCGGACCCCGCCAGAGCATGAACTACACCGGACCCCACCAGAGCATGAACTACACCGGACCCCACCAGAGCATGAACTACACAGGACCCCACCAGAGCATGAACTACACCGGACCCCACCAGAGCATGAACTACACCGGACCCCGCCAGAGTATGAACTACACAGGACCCCACCAGAGCATGAACTACACCGGACCCCACCAGAGCATGAACTACACCGGACCCCACCAGAGCATGAACTACACAGGACCCCACCAGAGCATGAACTACACAGGACCCCACCAGAGCATGAACTACACCGGACCCCACCAGAGCATGAACTACACCGGACCCCGCCAGAACAGCGCCGGAGGTGCACTCACTTCCTGCAGTGTTCGTTAA
- the LOC138358582 gene encoding clustered-asparagine-rich protein-like: MWEDNNNIMWEDNNNIMWEDNNMWEDNNMWEDNNNIMWEDNNNIMWEDNNIMWEDNNIMWEDNNNNIMWEDNNNIMWEDNNNIMWEDNNNIMWEDNNNIMWEDNNNIMWEDNNIMWEDNNNIMWEDNNNIMWEDNNNIMWEDNNIMWEDNNNIMWEDNNNIMWEDNNNIMWEDNNIMWEDNNNIMWEDNNIMWEDNNIMWEDNNNNIMWEDNNNIMWEDNNNIMWEDNNIMWEDNKQSNMFHNFKTTFKTMYKD, from the coding sequence ATGTGGGAAGATAACAACAACATCATGTGGGAAGATAACAACAACATCATGTGGGAAGATAACAACATGTGGGAAGATAACAACATGTGGGAAGATAACAACAACATCATGTGGGAAGATAACAACAACATCATGTGGGAAGATAACAACATCATGTGGGAAGATAACAACATCATGTGGGaagataacaacaacaacatcatgtgGGAAGATAACAACAACATCATGTGGGAAGATAACAACAACATCATGTGGGAAGATAACAACAACATCATGTGGGAAGATAACAACAACATCATGTGGGAAGATAACAACAACATCATGTGGGAAGATAACAACATCATGTGGGAAGATAACAACAACATCATGTGGGAAGATAACAACAACATCATGTGGGAAGATAACAACAACATCATGTGGGAAGATAACAACATCATGTGGGAAGATAACAACAACATCATGTGGGAAGATAACAACAACATCATGTGGGAAGATAACAACAACATCATGTGGGAAGATAACAACATCATGTGGGAAGATAACAACAACATCATGTGGGAAGATAACAACATCATGTGGGAAGATAACAACATCATGTGGGaagataacaacaacaacatcatgtgGGAAGATAACAACAACATCATGTGGGAAGATAACAACAACATCATGTGGGAAGATAACAACATCATGTGGGAAGATAACAAACAATCGAACATGTTCCACAACTTCAAAACAACTTTCAAAACAATGTACAAAGACTAA
- the LOC138358583 gene encoding ribosome-binding protein 1-like — MQSMSENAVDGWESEGWESVGWESEGWESVGWESEGWESEGWESVGWESEGWESVGWESVGWESEGWESEGRESEGWESEGRESVGWESVEWESEGWESVGWESEGRESVGWESVGWESEGRESEGWESEGRESEGWESVGWESVGWESEGRESVGWESVGWESVGWESVGWESVGWESEGRESVGWESVGWESEGRERWESEGRESVGWESVGWESEGWESEGWESEGQASEGWESEGWESEGWESVGWESEGWESEGQASEGWESEGWESEGRESEGWESEGWESVGWESEGWESEGWESEGRESVGWESEGWESEGRESVGWESEGRESEGWESVGWESEGWESEGQASEGRESEGWESEGWESEGQASEGWESEGWESEGWESVGWESEGWESEGWESVGWESEGQASEGWESEGWESEGWESVGWESEGWESVGWESEGWESEGWESVGWESEGWESVGWESEGWESEGWESEGQASEGWESEGWESVGWESEGWESVGWESEGWESVGWESEGQASEGWESEGWESEGWESVGWESEGWESVGWESEGWESEGWESVGWESEGWESVGWESEGWESEGWESEGQASEGWESEGWESVGWESEGWESVGWESEGWESVGWESEGWESVGWESEGWESVGWESEGQESEGWESEGWESEGRESEGWESVGWESVGWESEGRESEGWESVGWESEGWESEGQASEGWESEGQASEGWESEGWESEGWESEGWESEGWESEGWESEGWESEGWESVGWESVGWESEGRESEGWESEGWESEGRESEGWESEGWESVGWESEGRESVGWESEGWESVGWESEGRESEGWESEGWESEGWESEGWESVGWESEGWESEGQASEGRESEGWESEGWESEGWESVGWESEGWESEGQASEGRESEGWESEGWESEGRESEGWESEGRESEGWESEGWESEGWESEGQASEGWESEGWESEGWESEGWESVGWESEGWESEGQASEGRESEGWESEGWESEGRESEGWESEGWESEGWESEGRESEGWESVGWESEGWESEGWESEGWESEGWESEGWESEGWESVGWESEGWESEGWESEGWESEGWESEGWESVGWESEGWESEGWESEGWESEGWESEGWESVGRESEGWESEGWESVGWESEGSRD; from the exons ATGCAGTCGATGAGTGAGAATGCAGTAGATGGATGGGAGAGTGAAGGATGGGAGAGTGTAGGATGGGAGAGTGAAGGATGGGAGAGTGTAGGATGGGAGAGTGAAGGATGGGAGAGTGAAGGATGGGAGAGTGTAGGATGGGAGAGTGAAGGATGGGAGAGTGTAGGATGGGAGAGTGTAGGATGGGAGAGTGAAGGATGGGAGAGTGAAGGACGGGAGAGTGAAGGATGGGAGAGTGAAGGACGGGAGAGTGTAGGATGGGAGAGTGTAGAATGGGAGAGTGAAGGATGGGAGAGTGTAGGATGGGAGAGTGAAGGACGGGAGAGTGTAGGATGGGAGAGTGTAGGATGGGAGAGTGAAGGACGGGAGAGTGAAGGATGGGAGAGTGAAGGACGGGAGAGTGAAGGATGGGAGAGTGTAGGATGGGAGAGTGTAGGATGGGAGAGTGAAGGACGGGAGAGTGTAGGATGGGAGAGTGTAGGATGGGAGAGTGTAGGATGGGAGAGTGTAGGATGGGAGAGTGTAGGATGGGAGAGTGAAGGACGGGAGAGTGTAGGATGGGAGAGTGTAGGATGGGAGAGTGAAGGACGGGAGA GATGGGAGAGTGAAGGACGGGAGAGTGTAGGATGGGAGAGTGTAGGATGGGAGAGTGAAGGATGGGAGAGTGAAGGATGGGAGAGTGAAGGACAGGCGAGTGAAGGATGGGAGAGTGAAGGATGGGAGAGTGAAGGATGGGAGAGTGTAGGATGGGAGAGTGAAGGATGGGAGAGTGAAGGACAGGCGAGTGAAGGATGGGAGAGTGAAGGATGGGAGAGTGAAGGACGGGAGAGTGAAGGATGGGAGAGTGAAGGATGGGAGAGTGTAGGATGGGAGAGTGAAGGATGGGAGAGTGAAGGATGGGAGAGTGAAGGACGGGAGAGTGTAGGATGGGAGAGTGAAGGATGGGAGAGTGAAGGACGGGAGAGTGTAGGATGGGAGAGTGAAGGACGGGAGAGTGAAGGATGGGAGAGTGTAGGATGGGAGAGTGAAGGATGGGAGAGTGAAGGACAGGCGAGTGAAGGACGGGAGAGTGAAGGATGGGAGAGTGAAGGATGGGAGAGTGAAGGACAGGCGAGTGAAGGATGGGAGAGTGAAGGATGGGAGAGTGAAGGATGGGAGAGTGTAGGATGGGAGAGTGAAGGATGGGAGAGTGAAGGATGGGAGAGTGTAGGATGGGAGAGTGAAGGACAGGCGAGTGAAGGATGGGAGAGTGAAGGATGGGAGAGTGAAGGATGGGAGAGTGTAGGATGGGAGAGTGAAGGATGGGAGAGTGTAGGATGGGAGAGTGAAGGATGGGAGAGTGAAGGATGGGAGAGTGTAGGATGGGAGAGTGAAGGATGGGAGAGTGTAGGATGGGAGAGTGAAGGATGGGAGAGTGAAGGATGGGAGAGTGAAGGACAGGCGAGTGAAGGATGGGAGAGTGAAGGATGGGAGAGTGTAGGATGGGAGAGTGAAGGATGGGAGAGTGTAGGATGGGAGAGTGAAGGATGGGAGAGTGTAGGATGGGAGAGTGAAGGACAGGCGAGTGAAGGATGGGAGAGTGAAGGATGGGAGAGTGAAGGATGGGAGAGTGTAGGATGGGAGAGTGAAGGATGGGAGAGTGTAGGATGGGAGAGTGAAGGATGGGAGAGTGAAGGATGGGAGAGTGTAGGATGGGAGAGTGAAGGATGGGAGAGTGTAGGATGGGAGAGTGAAGGATGGGAGAGTGAAGGATGGGAGAGTGAAGGACAGGCGAGTGAAGGATGGGAGAGTGAAGGATGGGAGAGTGTAGGATGGGAGAGTGAAGGATGGGAGAGTGTAGGATGGGAGAGTGAAGGATGGGAGAGTGTAGGATGGGAGAGTGAAGGATGGGAGAGTGTAGGATGGGAGAGTGAAGGATGGGAGAGTGTAGGATGGGAGAGTGAAGGACAGGAGAGTGAAGGATGGGAGAGTGAAGGATGGGAGAGTGAAGGACGGGAGAGTGAAGGATGGGAGAGTGTAGGATGGGAGAGTGTAGGATGGGAGAGTGAAGGACGGGAGAGTGAAGGATGGGAGAGTGTAGGATGGGAGAGTGAAGGATGGGAGAGTGAAGGACAGGCGAGTGAAGGATGGGAGAGTGAAGGACAGGCGAGTGAAGGATGGGAGAGTGAAGGATGGGAGAGTGAAGGATGGGAGAGTGAAGGATGGGAGAGTGAAGGATGGGAGAGTGAAGGATGGGAGAGTGAAGGATGGGAGAGTGAAGGATGGGAGAGTGTAGGATGGGAGAGTGTAGGATGGGAGAGTGAAGGACGGGAGAGTGAAGGATGGGAGAGTGAAGGATGGGAGAGTGAAGGACGGGAGAGTGAAGGATGGGAGAGTGAAGGATGGGAGAGTGTAGGATGGGAGAGTGAAGGACGGGAGAGTGTAGGATGGGAGAGTGAAGGATGGGAGAGTGTAGGATGGGAGAGTGAAGGACGGGAGAGTGAAGGATGGGAGAGTGAAGGATGGGAGAGTGAAGGATGGGAGAGTGAAGGATGGGAGAGTGTAGGATGGGAGAGTGAAGGATGGGAGAGTGAAGGACAGGCGAGTGAAGGACGGGAGAGTGAAGGATGGGAGAGTGAAGGATGGGAGAGTGAAGGATGGGAGAGTGTAGGATGGGAGAGTGAAGGATGGGAGAGTGAAGGACAGGCGAGTGAAGGACGGGAGAGTGAAGGATGGGAGAGTGAAGGATGGGAGAGTGAAGGACGGGAGAGTGAAGGATGGGAGAGTGAAGGACGGGAGAGTGAAGGATGGGAGAGTGAAGGATGGGAGAGTGAAGGATGGGAGAGTGAAGGACAGGCGAGTGAAGGATGGGAGAGTGAAGGATGGGAGAGTGAAGGATGGGAGAGTGAAGGATGGGAGAGTGTAGGATGGGAGAGTGAAGGATGGGAGAGTGAAGGACAGGCGAGTGAAGGACGGGAGAGTGAAGGATGGGAGAGTGAAGGATGGGAGAGTGAAGGACGGGAGAGTGAAGGATGGGAGAGTGAAGGATGGGAGAGTGAAGGATGGGAGAGTGAAGGACGGGAGAGTGAAGGATGGGAGAGTGTAGGATGGGAGAGTGAAGGATGGGAGAGTGAAGGATGGGAGAGTGAAGGATGGGAGAGTGAAGGATGGGAGAGTGAAGGATGGGAGAGTGAAGGATGGGAGAGTGTAGGATGGGAGAGTGAAGGATGGGAGAGTGAAGGATGGGAGAGTGAAGGATGGGAGAGTGAAGGATGGGAGAGTGAAGGATGGGAGAGTGTAGGATGGGAGAGTGAAGGATGGGAGAGTGAAGGATGGGAGAGTGAAGGATGGGAGAGTGAAGGATGGGAGAGTGAAGGATGGGAGAGTGTAGGACGGGAGAGTGAAGGATGGGAGAGTGAAGGATGGGAGAGTGTAGGATGGGAGAGTGAAGGCAGCAGAGACTAA